The Branchiostoma lanceolatum isolate klBraLanc5 chromosome 12, klBraLanc5.hap2, whole genome shotgun sequence DNA segment TGGTAACCGCGACGGTCCAGCACTTCGGGCGGATCGACTGCGCCTTCAACTGCGCCGGGGTTGAGGCAATCAGCGAGAGAATCGAGGATACGCCCGAAGAAGAGTTCGACCGCGTCATGGGCGTGAACGCCAAGGGCGTGTGGCTGTGTCTCAAGTACGAGATCGCCCAGATGCTGCAGCAGGAGCCCGTCATGAGCGACCCGGCCAACTGGGCGGACAAGCCGGACGTGTGCCGCTTCCGAGGGGTGCGGGGCAGTATCGTCAACGCCAGCAGCATCTTGGGCCTGGGTCCCCCCCAGCATGGAGCTAACGCTTCCTACTGCGCGTCCAAGTTTGCCGTCCAGGGTCTCACCCAAACCGCTGCGGTGGAGTACGCCAAGGAAGGGATACGTGTGAACGCCGTCTGCCCTGGTCTCACCGCTACACCTCTGATGGATCGGTACCTGGAAAAGGCGCCACCAGGAACCAAGGAGAAAGCGGTTTCAATGTATCCTGTTGGTCGCATTGCAGCACCGGAGGAGGTTGCGAAGGCCGTTTGCTGGCTTTGCAGCGACGCCTGTCCGTTCACTACGGGAGAGCACCTGAAAATAGCAGGGGGATATTAAACATAGCACCGCCAACAAGATCTGTCACTGTCAGTGGAACAACCTGACAACGTAAGGGATGGTGCATCAACCTTACAAACCCTGCATTTTTCGCGACTattgaaatataaaatataCTCGGTATACtctctttttttctacaatatCAATcgtttcatcaatgtaagaggaagaTAATGTTATGTTTCAGTGTGGATAATTCCTGCTCATTATGATTTATGTAAAAatatcagaaggaccacgttttgCATTAAAATCACTTAACCTATTTCGTACAATTTTACCCGTCCTTTTCAGTCAAAAATAATATAAACTTATAATACAATGATAGCAAAATGCACttgaaatatcaaagtaattatGTTTTCaagaatacatatacatattgaGGACAACCTGAAAATCCCATGTTTTGAAAACTGCACATTCTGCTGGGGTCCATATAGACCGCACTCGAACTCAACAGTCTTTCCTCTATATTATAAATTCCACTGACAGTATTGTGCCTATCATATCTCCGGAAAACCCAGGGGAGGTTACAGTGGATgtttactgacaaagtcacCGAATGATTATTTTTAATCAAGAATGTTCACCGTTGGGATGTTTGAGGGTAAAAATACTCCAGTTGGTTACTAGATCTAATCTGACGCCTGCACTCCTGACCTCGCGACTGTAGCGTGTGTACGCATTAGATATTAGCTACTCTAACTTTAAACAATAGTCGCGTGATGTTTACTTTCCGGTGGGTCCACAGTTCAACATTGAAGGACGCCATTATTCCTAGCCGGTTCTGGAGACTCTGTCTTCTTTTAAAATTGCTGCGTCTACATAACCAGGTAAGCCTTTTGCTGTCCTGGGCCTCACCAGGTCACTGCCAGTTGCTTCCAAGGAAATTTATTGTTAAGAATGCCTTTTTGTTTTCCTAAATCGACTGGAGATAAGAAtttgctcccgaccaccccCAGCCAAGGTCGTCGGTAGGTTAGGTGCAGCATGGAATCCATCAAGGGCCTGAAgtattgttatatttcactgCCTATGCAGGGAGGAAATATAGTTCTTTTGCTggtgtgttcttcttcttttcttcctccttcttcttctgccacaaaaccaagcagatgtaaggtgttAGCCCTATTACTGGTAATGTAGAGACTTATACTTGCAAACACATCGGCCTGCAAGTTCTCGTTATGATTATTATAATGTAAACGCGGTCAACAAGTCATTTTGTGCATCCTTTCTGTGCAGcatgaaattctatcaaaaatTAACCAACTTTCAGGGACGTTCAAAGTCCAAAAGCGCAAACAAACCGGCTGCCCAATGTACATAAAAACTTAGATAAAACAGACGCCAACGAAGTTTGCTCTGTCTGTAAATGTCATGTCCATGAGAACTCAAGTCTGTGCTCGTAGTTTTAGACGTagtttatccctatctagatggagggggggggtaaaagtgcccgcgccaactctTATGTCGTATAACACGACCTTGAAATTAGATTCTATTCAAACAATAAAATTAGTGAAGTTCTAGAAGTGTGCTAAGTCTTCTTCCATACAGCAAAACGCGTACGGTTGTCGAGATATTGCCAGCGTTGCACCTCAAGGCATAGCATAGGGCTAGACCTAGGACAAGGCCCATATGAGGGACCATTTCGTGGTCTCATTATCTAAGACAAATGTAGTATTCTGGTGGTCTTTTTGCTCATGAAGGGGACTATTAGTGCATTTTCTAACGTTTTGACTGATTTAAAGTTAGGTTTAGGGTTGGTTGCGACaagaaggggggaggggggtaagcGGTGTTTGAGTCCACACTAAGTCCTATTGCTGTAGTTAAGCATAGGCGGCGGTTTTAGGGGCAACGGCCAGTCTGATTGAAACAAAAACGATATTTCAAGTGAATCGACGTCAGTTGCAGATACAACAGCCAACTTTCCCGAATTCAATGTTTATTGCCAATCCCCGCTGGCGTAAGGTCGCAGActacagtatttcgcctatagggatttacatggttaagcccccgtcacaaatcaagaaattagctcggccgacttgtcggcgagctccaaatggcgattttcgggcgaagtacgaccgacgtcctgccgattctacgggcttcgggcgaattttcggagctcggccgacgttcgcgtgtcactggaagctgcgcttaaattcagcgaggcctcggcgacgatttttgaactcgcacagctcgtcaacagtttgcccgtagctcgcccgagcaacgcccagcgctcggccaatattcggacgggcatccgaggattttagacccgatttttgatcggtcggaggtcgcccgaactcttcggcctcgtgcgagcctcgcacgggccttgaacaatagtcggacgaccgtcgtcagtgttccggccgactcatgaaaagtaaggcgtgcttcgggcgagcgttgtgcaggtgttgatgggagcttggacgggcctcggccgaactccttcttgtttatagataaaaggaaacgacagtttggtttataacataagatgataaatgatactgtaatattaactaatactaatttcaacttgtcgacgaatgctgccaaacttttctaatgaaagacaattcaatgcaaagttaaattttcattcaaaaaaaaaattataaataaaatgttgacaccgaagacaatgcttcttgtttcaatttgtatattaatgaactggggcttgacttttgaggtttgacttcacttcctgagttttttctccaaaaaatgactagttgaaagtccactgagtcattatagatctatgtttgtctgccgaggcacgcccaggcgtcggcagggcgtcgataggcttgtcaacggtcggtcgaagctcggacggcgttcgcccgagcttcggtcgatttctatttggtgaaaatttttggatcggggttaaacgactgatctgttgactttgtggctcctgcacttgtattttgattggtctataacaaaatgcctctttatgtgattattttcagtgtgcccacctacttcacttgtgccctacagatttgccacaactcagaaaataaagttggtccaaatttgagattgttaccaggccatttgattctgacttcgtccgtgtccaagagatggtaccgtcttatgtgggatttatgattattagcgttcgacggacgtcgcccgagccccgttcaatttgtgacggggcaggttttcagtgaaaaatacggtcgacgctcgggcgaatttgaaattcggcgagcttccggcgatctacaaaatcggccgatgctcgcatgaattgtgacgccggctttaggaccCCAATGTGAGAACCTTCGACGCTTCAAAATTTATAGTAGGGTGCACAAGGTACAacatttgaatatgtttgacttcagtgTACAATCTACaatatatgtgaaaatgagctggTGGTCCCGTTGCTAGCCTTGCATCCGCGTTGCCATGCTTAAGTGCTCCGGCCACAAGCGGGGTGCCATAAGGCGGTCGGTGTAAAATAACACAAATCTCGCTCAAAATAACGCATTATCCGATTATCACACTAAAAATGAATATATGCACACTCAAACTACATTAGTATGCTTTGAAAATTTGTATAATCATATAAGAGCTCATCGCGAACACGGCGCTTCAAATTACACACCGTTTACGCGTGTATGTATAGGTCGCTTTCGGTCAGTGAACTTTGAACCCGGGGATTTTGTTGTCTAACTTACGTCCCAAACAGTGGTTTTATGCATACTTTAGACTTAAGAACCTTTGAATCAAAGTTCTAATTTCTAACAAGAACGGGATCCAAAAATACGCACCAGACAAAGGATGGGGGAGGATTTGTACTTTAATGAGCAATACACTAATCCTGCGATAAAATACCGGAAATACTTTTGCCCCGAACAAACTATTAAAGGGTACCTATCTCCTGTATGGTCCACTTTGATGCCTAGTTTCTCCAACAAATACGGTACTTGACTTGGTCGCAGTTCAAGAACACTGGAAATAGTTGTAACACGTATCAACTGAAATGATCATCGaatgcgtcgatgaaggttagaaatccacTTGATAAGATACGTAAGGTATCAGTTATTCATACAATTGAATAGATTCAGGAAACGGccacgtctgaccgtttccaacatccatccagttgcttgagtaactgttaccttgctgATGGGTTTTATGTCGTGGATTATCCAAACGATTTACAGAAGGTTCCAGATAAGGGCAAGGATCAGCACCAGCACGACGAGGATTTTGAGAATCCGGGAGATCCCTGCCTCATCGTCGTCAGGCGTAGCGCGCGTCTTGGTTGGGTACTTGACGCGGTACATCTGCGTCTGGATCGCCTCCTTGGCGCCCTTCCAAGCCCCAGGTCCCATCAGGCGGTACTGGTACGGGGTGCACGGGCCGAAGTAGCACTCCAAGGCGAGGAGAGGGTCGGTGAAGAAGAGTCGCTTCATGTCAGGCTTGACTCCGATCTCCTCAGCCACGTCGTCCATCATTTTGATGTAGTCCACCTGGATGGTGtgccgtggagactggtagtaACGTTTGGACATGTCGATTTTCTTCTGCCTGATGTCGTCGAACATCGCGCCTTGGGGTGGGAGCTTGGTCGTCCCCTTGAAGACTCTGGTGGCCCAGCGAGACATGAGCTCTGAGACCGGCATGATCGCGCCAATAGGCTGGACGAGACCAATGACACTGAGAGTGGGAGGATTCAGCTTGGGAGGGAAGACATACTTGTAGAGGGAGACGTGGTTGTCATCCGCTTTCATGACTGACTCGTCGATGTAGGCGAAGTCGAAGCGGTACCCTGTGCAAAAGACGACGGCGTCGATGTCATCTTCTACAGTGTCGTCATCAAAGACGACGCCGGTCTTGGTGAAGCGCTTGATGTTAGGCTTGACGATGATGGAACCTGTGATGATGCGGTTAGGCAAATCGTCGCTAACGGTACCGTGCTGCGCAAGGACAGGGTGCTCCGGCTTGAGACCGTAGACAGAGTGGTCAAAGCGCTGGTTGTATGCTTGTCGTGCGGCCCGTTCCTTGACCCAATCCGGCAGGGCGTCGGCCCAGCGGCGAGAGGCGCAGATGTCGAGGGGAAGGCCTTGAGACGAGACCCGGTTGGCCACCCAGCTTCCCCTTCTGGTGCTCAGGAAAACCTGTGAAAGGAAACGAAGTATAGCTCAAGCTAAATATTTAAACAAAAGATATTCATGTAAAACTTGCTCATTTAAGGACTGTCATAGAACATAGCCTTTCTTCTACCAGTTCTAAACTTTTAACATACAATGCATGGAGCTTTCAAAGATTCAAAGTTTAGACACCAAATACTTGTCCGTGGCCTGTAGACAATTTTACAAAATAGAATTGAAGCCTGCATTGGCATTTCCAAGTAGACGATGAACTAATTCTGCCTGTTTAAGGCCCTTTGTTGGTGCGGCCCCAACGCACTGCAAGGTAATAAGTGAAACTAACATACTTGCTTAGCGTGTCGACTGAGTTCCACGGAGATATCTACACCCGAGTTGCCGATCCCAATAATGATTACGCGCTTGTTCTCGTAGCCCTTGAAGTCCTTGTAATCGTGGCTGGTGGAAGGAACACCGGATAGGATTACAATTAACATGATTGGTTGaagtttacaaatacatgtagatcatcTTTTTTCTTGGTCAAttatttgatataaaaaaaaaagcttagaTAGGATAAAGTTATTTCACGGTTAGACATTGCAAGGCTAATATCCTTCTTTATTCATCAGTCTTTTAAAGTAGTTTCTAAGGTTACAGCTGCAAGGTAGACGTATATGACAgtcaaggttgaactgtgaacatttattttgaaaaaagcGTTTGATTAAAACATTAACTCCTTTTTTAACGATAGGTTTACAGCTTTGAGCATGAAGAATTGATTCGTCTTCAAGGGATTCATTTGggttagcctgtgtttacacaaccTCATGCTGGCGGGGATTGATTGACCCCTTCTAGGGGGCCGATAACTGTCGGGCGgaccgctaggagcgcgatttaatcAGGGTACCTGTGAGTGGTTTTTCCCTGGAAGTCGTCAATGCCTGGGAAGCTGTCCCTGGGGTAGTGTGGGTACACATGGTGTCCTGTACACAGCATCACGGCATCGTACACTTCCGTGTTACTCTCATTCTTCTCCTGAAAGGAGAAGTTACTCATCAACTCATGCCCTGTACCATTCTTGCTCAAACGTAACATTTACAACTCGACGTGTCACATGACAGCCAGGCCCATCGAAAATTTTCATCATCGCGCCTTTCATATACATCACCAGCTGAACAATTTTGAGAACATTGTCTGAATCATTTTACATTGCAAATATATGTAGTAAAATTTCTTGCGACGAGTCCGTAGTTACGGCACACAGATAATAAATCGACAGCCTTCCGCacatgacccccccccccccagattgTGATAGTACAGCCAAATATTTAAAGACACTACGGTTTTACAACGGTCTTCAGTCTAAAACGTACCTCATGACTGTAGGTGATGTCCCACTGTCCGGTCTCTGCGAAGTCCTCCCTCGGTTTTACACGGTCAACGTGGTGCCGGAATCTGGCAAAAAAGGATCAAAAACACTTTCGCAAAGAACAATCCTAACGTGCCTTGCTTGCTTTCCTGTATGCTACTTGCTTTCCTGTATGTCTATCACATCGACAAGTTTGTAATGTTATCCTTGAGTGTACCTTTTATTCCATTCGCCTACTTCTGTTGAGAAAAAGCTTATTGACGACCCTCGGCAATTTATTTATTCAACACGTACCTCTTTGTGCACACcctcttaagcccctgtcacacttgtgcgtatattcaagtgcgcatgagttccgcagcaacatttttttgttttaggtaTATTGTGCGGGGAGGATGTTGCTTTCTAcgttgacccatcgttgtgcagcgtggttatcaaaccaaagaaattacttctttggctgcaaacttaatctaaaccaaaaacatgttaatacgcaactcatgcaggcctgtatatacgcacacgtgtgacaggggcttaagaggGTGTGCACAAAGAGGTACGTGTTGAATAAATAAATTGCCGAGGGTCGTCAATATCTGGGATTTGACCTTTTAAACAGCACGTTTCGCTGGTATCTTGTTGTTGATCTCTCTACTGGTGCGTAGCTAATGGCATCTGTTAAAAAGAAGGCTACACTGGGTGCATTCCGATTTGCACGCAAACGGACGTTTGTACAAGAGCAACATATTAACTACCATGGCTGCAGTTTATCTACTAGGGGTTAAAGTAGAGTTCAGGCTAGGCCGACCTAAAGGCGaccattgccccccccccattgtCCTAGCTTTAATATAATTTGACATACTTCCAGACTGCCACAGACTTTACCAAGCCAAAGATACCATGCAATCACGTAATATCTATCAAGCTCTCATTCGTTTGCTATTAAggggttcatcctttgtttcttttgaatatAATAGTGAAATTTTGGGCTTGACCCAGGCTTTTATTGTAATTAGCTAGAAAACGTTTCAAAACTTAGTATGACTGTgtttatatattgattgttAATTGCTTATATCATTATACTTGTTTGTAATGGACTACCCAAATGCTGTTACTTCTTGTTACTGTATTTGTCTCTGTCAGTTGTAAtctttattttcagaggtgatgtttcATATACGCTACTGCTAGAGTGCATAACGTCTGTGTCAGTGTATTCTTCAGTTGATTGATAAAAAATCACGCAACAGAAGCTCACGAGCGGATAACAGCTCTGACAAGAAGAATTGGAACTGCAATAGAATGTGATAGTTTATCCCCAAAGCAGCAAAATACGACCAGTTTGTCTCACCTGATGTGTTTCATTAGGTCAAAATTCTCCGCGTACATCCTGAAGTACTTCATGACCAAGGAGTGATGCATGAAGTTGGGGTACTCCTTGGGGATGGGGAAGTCACTGTAACACATCATTTCCTTACTGGCGTTGATGACCGTGGAGCGGTAGACGCTGGCAAAGCCGGGCAGGGCTTCTTCCTTGAAGTTCCAGAGTCCGCCGATGTCGGTTCCCTTCTCGAAGCAGACGGGCTGCAGTCCCTCGTCCAGGCATACCTTGATAGCCGTCAGCCCGCTCGCACCAGAGCCGATTATTGCAACTCTCTTCGCCATTTCTACCAATCTAGTCTCAACGTCTGCTTAACAGTCGTGAAATGTTGACTGTAGGCCAACTAAAAAGGCGCATGTTACCTGATTTGCTGGCGTCATCATTGGTAAAGGTCAACTGCAACGAACTTTGACACCACTTGGCGCCATGGCgcgaaaaatgaaaagaaacacGTAGTCTACGTGCAATAAGATAATCTGTGCGCCTGATGACTCTTAAGTCATATCAGACTGATATGTATTCTCAAAACAGTATAGTTGCACGTAATTTAACAATCAACAATGAAACAGAATTCTCTCCCAGTCTTTATTCCTTTTTTCCTGATCGATGCAATTAAAAGCCATTGTCGACAGTCACATTaaaaaaaggtagtcccatagcctttataTAAGGCCAGCTGCGCTCTCCCAATATGCCAGAATAATCAGCGTAATGATTGTGGGCATCAacggaaagaagaagaaggatgcGGCCTATTCGTAATACCAAGGACGCCGTCAGTGTTTGGAggaggagcgccctctggcgtctTGAAGGCGAAGGACTGCAGCAGGGTTGAGAAGAATAGGAAAAGTTCCATCCTGGCCATCTGCTCACCAAAACACACACGTTGGCCTAGTATTGTAGTAAGTACTTAACTAGTTTACAGAGAGGCAAGTTCCATCGAAGCATCAAGTTGCTTTCAAAATCAGTCTAGAAAACAAACATCGAACTTAAAATGACGGCAATATTTAGCAAGAAAGAATCGTTTTGTCTGTAAACAATATCAATAGATGATACAGTAAGGAAGTGTTAGTCCTCATTTGGTAAGTTGGTAAAAGACAGAACAAATCTGTATTTAAGATCTTGTAATATTAAAACGATCACAGCATGCAACAGTATGCTCTAACTTGTGATTTGCTACAAACTTTACaatttgccatttttgtatTTATCCATTTGTAGGCGTCTAACATAAAGTGCAACAAATAGCTAAACTACTGGGCTCAACTTTGTGCCAATTATATCAACATTCTTCATTAAAAGTGGAAAATGGCTCGTTGTAGCGTTTCTCTTAGAACTCGAAGAGCCTGATGTTTCTACAGGGGCTGAAGTAGCAGTTCCCGACGTAGTTCGATCCGTTCTACAGGTCCACGTGGCCGGTAGCGGCCTGGAACCCGCAGTTCTGGAACACGATGACGCCCTGGCGGCCCTGTTaggcatgaatgaatgaacttcattgctcaacaatcgcacaatgtatggcattaaatcaacgATACTACGATGGTAATCTATCCTACATATCTAAATACAGGAGTTTATCAATGACtatatgggttacaatatagtcatgtatggatAATTCGGATGAAAATACACAGTTGGCGATAAAGGGGATATTCTCTTGTTGGTGAGCTTGTGACGTCCTACagtaaggccacactgacttcaaTTACATGGGAGACTTTTTTTGGCGTACGTTTCTGAAAATTCATCTCCGCTCCATTTCTTGGATTTCAACTTGCTCACAACATCAGAATCTTCCTCATGAGTCAGGACCCACATCGGTGGTACGGTGGCTTTGTGATTAGGGCTGTTAACTAAGAACCTGGACGTATTGTCTTCGAATCCGCACTCGACGCAGTTGTACCTCACTTTGTACCCTAGGTTAACTTCGGCTGGGGACGTCGCtcggatagaacgttaaatggaggtcccgtgtttgaggagagccacacctcgagtatgttaaagatcccaccacacttaaaaagagtaggggtccatcccggtctgagtggatcaaatgaatctgtccggatgtgcagcttgtactcttcattACCAACCTGGCGGTTCACCGGGTAtgacatacaaaacaaacaaaaaagctaaTGTTCGTATTACTACATTAGATAATAATGTTCCTCTCGGACGAAGGTACAGATGTAATGACTAATGAGAATGAAGATCCTGCCATTTGGCACAATTTACTTATGCCGATTCAACCTTTCCAATAAAAAAGTTCCTGTACTTCCAGAAAAAGCTGATAGGAGGTCCATACCTCTGTCATTGCTTTGTCAGCccaagaactatctaccactctAACTTGGTGACCGTACCATCTTCAGATCactgtactgggtcgtttgtgtagCACGATAAGTCACCATCGcagcaaaaagtgtatgatAAGCACAAAAAGgtccagagagcctgctatggaggctaagctTCACCTGACCGGGCCATGTTTACTCGCTAATGTTTACAATCCTCACGTGTTACTCCAAAGGGCGGCCATGTTAGTTTGCCTCCAATTCTATCAGTGGTTAGCCGCACATATCTTCCACAACAGACAAGAATGAACCGGGCACTAAGCGGTAAGGTTGCCATAGTAACAGGAGCATCCCGAGGGATAGGTAAAGGCATCGCCCTTCAACTTGCCGAGGCAGGAGCCAGAGTCTACATTACAGGTGAAGTAACTTTTATTTATATACTATcattaaacacacaaaaaacgtaaTCGAGGTTACGTTTCCACGATCGGAAATGTGACAAATTATAGTAAGAATGATGTTGATACCAATCAGAGCGTATATCACATATAGTCGTACAGGTAGAAGGCAAGTAATTTCAACCAAGAAGAGGTTTACTGTTCTtgaatatttcatttatttattcgtttGGCTGTATACAGGGTACAACAGCCATGGTTGCCCGACTAGCAGCGGCTATTGTAAGGGGCTAACCTTGCTGcacaatacatacataataggataaaatggtcacattaaATATGACTCCGATTTGTTATGAAACATGCTTTTAAAGCTCTGATTTACACACCCATTGGTTTCGATGAAATATTTACAATGAACATTTGAAATAAGTAACGTTAAATGCAgcaacgccaaaaatagttactcaagcaaattttcaaaattgtcaaaatcttatccagttgcttgaataactattttggcgtatcttattacctggatgtcttatcttcatcaacgtaaatgcAGAAAGTTATTCGAAAACTATGAAGTATGAACTGTTCATCTGAAACCTTGAACTTacagtttgaaactttgaattCTGCCCGTgtctaataataataacaagaatattgtttaaaaaacactccGGCGACGTAAGGATTAGTATGAAAGGTATGAAAACAACGAGCCAATTGGCGAATTCTTCCTCAACTCTTGTCGTGCCAAACTACTTTTTCCATACAGGTCGGACGCTGCTGCCCAATGGTCGGGGTACTTCACTCACAGACTGCGTGGAGGAGGTATGGGGACTATCGATAAAACTACTAAGGGttgtatttgttacttattGCCAGCCCTTATACAAAAAGACCACGTCGGTACCTTTGGCTAGGGTGATGTCATCTTGAAACcaactcagtcgctcataaaaatctgaacaacaaattgagatatttcagtctcaggATGATATGCGCATTTGCCTTTGcgccaaatttcagctcattcgATGAAGAAAATGGGcctgttataaaaaaaaatgaaaccacttgCATTAGCAATTACTTCTTGACACACCCTTGTAACCACATGGATAATTTAGATGAATGTCTAAGAGTTTTTGATTCTTTAGTGTAGATAGTGGCTATATTGAAGATAGTGGTTACTGTAGACAGATGGTCAGtaaagacaggattcttaatgcttcgGTCAATAATCTAACGGACCACCAAATGGGCAGGTGGTCCTAATACAGAGGTCACTAAGATCAGTTAAAAGTTAAGTTAGATTCCGTCCTACAATTTTCGACGCAcaagggcggtgcccatctccgtttctacaGCACCTGGGCCAAGCAAAGCCCCTGCAACTAGTAGTGGTGTGCACCTGTGTTCAACTCCAATATTCTTTTTcataagcagagaaagcagtttgtATCATTAGTTCgtgtctttggtatgactcaccGACGTTTAAACCCCGACCTTCCGAATGCAAAGCGCCACTAGTACAGGTTGGACCGTATTTGCTCAAGGCGACCTTTGGTTATGTTAACTTTCAGATAAAGCAAAGAGGGGGCCGCGCCATTCCGGTCCAGTGT contains these protein-coding regions:
- the LOC136446010 gene encoding 2,5-dichloro-2,5-cyclohexadiene-1,4-diol dehydrogenase-like — translated: MATIRGKPVALVTGGGSGIGRATAVRFAELGYSCVVADVDEPSAKETLRMLQTPGIAVQVDVTMATSVEAMVTATVQHFGRIDCAFNCAGVEAISERIEDTPEEEFDRVMGVNAKGVWLCLKYEIAQMLQQEPVMSDPANWADKPDVCRFRGVRGSIVNASSILGLGPPQHGANASYCASKFAVQGLTQTAAVEYAKEGIRVNAVCPGLTATPLMDRYLEKAPPGTKEKAVSMYPVGRIAAPEEVAKAVCWLCSDACPFTTGEHLKIAGGY
- the LOC136446007 gene encoding flavin-containing monooxygenase 5-like, whose protein sequence is MAKRVAIIGSGASGLTAIKVCLDEGLQPVCFEKGTDIGGLWNFKEEALPGFASVYRSTVINASKEMMCYSDFPIPKEYPNFMHHSLVMKYFRMYAENFDLMKHIRFRHHVDRVKPREDFAETGQWDITYSHEEKNESNTEVYDAVMLCTGHHVYPHYPRDSFPGIDDFQGKTTHSHDYKDFKGYENKRVIIIGIGNSGVDISVELSRHAKQVFLSTRRGSWVANRVSSQGLPLDICASRRWADALPDWVKERAARQAYNQRFDHSVYGLKPEHPVLAQHGTVSDDLPNRIITGSIIVKPNIKRFTKTGVVFDDDTVEDDIDAVVFCTGYRFDFAYIDESVMKADDNHVSLYKYVFPPKLNPPTLSVIGLVQPIGAIMPVSELMSRWATRVFKGTTKLPPQGAMFDDIRQKKIDMSKRYYQSPRHTIQVDYIKMMDDVAEEIGVKPDMKRLFFTDPLLALECYFGPCTPYQYRLMGPGAWKGAKEAIQTQMYRVKYPTKTRATPDDDEAGISRILKILVVLVLILALIWNLL